The following coding sequences lie in one Sesamum indicum cultivar Zhongzhi No. 13 linkage group LG9, S_indicum_v1.0, whole genome shotgun sequence genomic window:
- the LOC105170384 gene encoding transcription factor MYB48 isoform X2, which yields MEKEEGTRKGPWTEQEDVQLVFYVNLFGDRRWDFIAKVSGLKRTGKSCRLRWVNYLHPGLKRGKMTPHEERLVLELHSKWGNRWSRIARKLPGRTDNEIKNYWRTHMRKKAQERKKTSIISPTSPSSSSSSNSNSPAVGFEPMIETEGRSFYDTGGVDIATGQNNSGVEIEGSAEVYSMDEIWKDIELSEESSNLRSQGVMSSSTPPIWDFWAADSLWSMDGQDAASKMDSFPFYYNHLTG from the exons ATGGAGAAAGAAGAGGGGACGAGGAAAGGGCCGTGGACGGAACAAGAGGACGTTCAGCTGGTATTTTACGTGAACTTGTTCGGGGACCGACGATGGGATTTCATAGCGAAAGTTTCAG GTCTGAAAAGAACAGGCAAGAGTTGCAGGTTGCGTTGGGTTAACTACCTGCACCCTGGACTCAAAAGGGGCAAGATGACCCCTCATGAAGAGCGCCTTGTTCTTGAGCTTCACTCCAAATGGGGCAACAG ATGGTCAAGAATTGCTCGGAAATTACCCGGTCGCACCGACAATGAAATCAAGAACTACTGGAGGACCCATATGAGGAAAAAGGCTcaagagaggaaaaaaactAGTATTATTTCTCCAACGTCGCCCTCATCCTCGTCCTCCTCCAACTCCAATAGCCCTGCCGTGGGATTCGAGCCCATGATTGAAACCGAGGGGCGAAGTTTTTACGACACGGGTGGGGTGGATATTGCTACCGGACAAAACAACAGCGGAGTGGAGATAGAAGGAAGCGCCGAGGTTTATTCCATGGATGAAATATGGAAGGACATAGAGTTGTCTGAGGAAAGTAGCAATTTGAGAAGCCAAGGAGTGATGAGCAGTAGTACCCCTCCTATATGGGATTTTTGGGCAGCTGACTCACTGTGGTCCATGGATGGTCAAGATGCTGCGAGCAAGATGGATTCTTTCCCTTTTTACTACAATCATCTGACTGGCTAA
- the LOC105170389 gene encoding protein ALP1-like, protein MGPLRGNKKKRKVEKKAEDNSLVSGSSEEGSTDSWDILSKIIAGNPSSSQLLDKFKSTFKVSRKTFEYICSLVKEHMTAKTHFAFTNGKPMSLNDQVALALIRLGSGNSLISIGDSFGAHHSTVSQVTWRFVEAIEEKGLQHLQWPSTEQEITEIKSKFEKIQGLPNCCGAIDTTHITMLLTSSDPEANTWLDRKENHSMILQAIVDPDLRFRNIVTGWPGKMNDSSVLQSSNFFKLCQKGEKLNGNKIHLSKETEYIIGDSGFPLLPWLVTPYQGKELSETEAEFNKRLLATHVVAQRALARLKDVWRMIRGEMWRPDKHKLPRFILVCCILHNIVIDMEDEVSDDLPSPSSLHHDPGYKQEVCESIDKAGSILRDKLSMYFSGK, encoded by the exons ATGGGACCTCTGAGAgggaataaaaagaaaaggaaagtgGAGAAGAAAGCTGAAGACAATTCTTTGGTTTCTGGGTCTTCAGAAGAGGGCTCTACTGACTCTTGGGATATTTTATCAAAGATAATTGCTG GCAATCCTTCGTCTTCACAGCTATTGGACAAGTTCAAATCTACTTTCAAAGTGTCCAGAAAAACTTTCGAGTATATATGTTCACTAGTAAAGGAGCATATGACGGCTAAAACACATTTTGCTTTTACAAATGGCAAGCCAATGTCATTAAATGATCAGGTGGCCTTAGCACTAATAAGGCTTGGCTCTGGGAACTCATTAATCTCAATTGGGGACTCATTTGGGGCACACCATTCAACCGTCTCTCAGGTGACATGGCGCTTTGTTGAGGCCATTGAAGAAAAGGGCCTTCAGCACCTCCAATGGCCTTCCACAGAACaagaaattacagaaataaaaaGCAAGTTTGAGAAAATCCAAGGCCTCCCAAATTGTTGTGGTGCAATCGACACCACTCATATAACCATGCTGTTGACCTCATCTGATCCGGAAGCCAACACCTGGCTTGATCGCAAGGAGAATCACAGCATGATCCTGCAAGCAATTGTCGACCCTGATCTGAGGTTCCGGAACATAGTCACTGGATGGCCTGGAAAGATGAATGACTCTTCAGTTCTCCAGAGTTCAAATTTCTTCAAACTGTGCCAAAAAGGAGAGAAGTTGAATGGGAACAAGATCCATTTATCGAAAGAAACAGAGTATATAATTGGTGACTCAGGGTTTCCATTATTGCCTTGGCTTGTGACTCCATATCAAGGGAAAGAACTTTCTGAAACTGAAGCAGAGTTCAATAAGAGGCTCCTTGCAACACATGTTGTCGCTCAAAGGGCACTGGCAAGATTAAAAGATGTTTGGAGGATGATCCGAGGGGAAATGTGGAGACCCGACAAGCACAAGTTGCCTAGGTTTATCCTCGTCTGCTGCATTCTCCACAACATCGTCATAGACATGGAAGACGAAGTTTCAGATGATTTGCCCTCACCCTCCTCTCTCCACCATGATCCAGGATACAAGCAAGAGGTTTGCGAATCCATTGATAAAGCAGGTTCGATTTTGAGGGACAAGCTATCTATGTATTTTTCAGGTAAATAG
- the LOC105170386 gene encoding ras-related protein RABE1c: protein MAAPPARARADYDYLIKLLLIGDSGVGKSCLLLRFSDGSFTTSFITTIGIDFKIRTVELDGKRIKLQIWDTAGQERFRTITTAYYRGAMGILLVYDVTDESSFNNIRNWIRNIEQHASDNVNKILVGNKADMDESKRAVPTSKGQALADEYGIKFFETSAKTNLNVEEVFFSIARDIKQRLSDSDTKAEPTALKINQADSAAGGSQPAQKSSCCAS, encoded by the exons ATGGCCGCACCACCGGCGAGGGCACGAGCAGATTACGATTACCTCATCAAACTTCTCCTCATCGGCGACAGCG GTGTGGGTAAGAGTTGTCTTCTTTTGCGATTCTCTGATGGTTCTTTCACGACTAGTTTTATTACCACCATTGG AATTGATTTTAAGATAAGAACCGTTGAACTTGATGGCAAGCGGATCAAGCTCCAGATCTGGGATACAGCTGGGCAAGAACGATTTCGAACAATCACCACAG CTTACTATCGTGGAGCAATGGGTATATTGCTGGTTTATGATGTCACAGATGAGTCGTCCTTTAACA ACATTAGGAACTGGATCAGAAACATTGAACAACATGCTTCTGACAATGTCAACAAAATACTCGTAGGGAACAAAGCTGACATGGATGAAAGCAAAAGg GCTGTTCCTACGTCCAAGGGCCAAGCACTCGCGGACGAGTACGGGATAAAATTCTTTGAAACT AGTGCTAAGACAAATCTTAATGTGGAAgaagttttcttttctatagCTAGGGATATAAAGCAAAGGCTTTCGGATTCCGACACCAAAGCAGAA CCAACAGCGCTCAAGATTAATCAGGCTGACTCAGCTGCTGGAGGCAGCCAACCTGCACAGAAGTCATCTTGCTGTGCTTCTTGA
- the LOC105170387 gene encoding uncharacterized protein LOC105170387 isoform X2 — protein sequence MRSFQDKGYKRPNAFLDNSCRQEPECGGQWISNVYGTESFPCKKQAVDVPITTPESRIIMSNAFPQENSSGFQSVPNEDMDQLFGCGIVLETDGSDVKKRVSDEQFEKDSSVSLSVSDAMKDSDRGVSFVRIGKVEVNQVKESENRLHSCGDHKLGVSMDQAYTRGSEKTITLMGRSCGKEGGSTLVRHSYDNGVADIRSMDLVSRKGINNSISMTNSYNKRRSSFIPCGSYQDVMEALARPVSSYSLLYEQPSVRRFEMPSKKEVDVPIGNAVVSTSPVPKSRLESTYRSKSEKKPARKEAPHCFLTNVKSLLNTGMLDGVSVRYISGSREELHGTIKGSGYLCGCQSCNYSEVLNAYEFERHAGCKTSHPNNHIHLENGKTIHQIVQELKTTPQIMLIDAIQTLTGSVINQKDSSAWKESFKAVAHKHQSIYAKEELNLCD from the exons ATGCGC TCTTTCCAGGACAAAGGTTATAAGAGACCAAATGCTTTTCTGGATAACTCATGTAGGCAGGAACCTGAGTGTGGCGGCCAGTGGATATCAAATGTTTATGGGACAGAGTCATTTCCATGCAAAAAACAGGCTGTTGATGTTCCAATTACCACGCCTGAATCACGGATCATCATGTCTAATGCATTCCCTCAGGAAAATTCTTCTGGATTTCAATCAGTGCCAAATGAAGACATGGATCAGTTATTTGGATGTGGGATCGTTCTTGAGACAGATGGTTCGGATGTGAAGAAAAGAGTTTCTGATGAACAGTTTGAGAAGGATTCATCTGTCAGTTTATCAGTTTCTGATGCTATGAAAGATTCGGATAGAGGAGTAAGCTTTGTCCGAATTGGAAAGGTTGAGGTTAATCAAGTTAAGGAGTCGGAAAACAGATTGCATTCATGTGGGGATCATAAACTAGGTGTATCCATGGATCAGGCATACACCAGGGGAAGTGAAAAGACCATCACATTGATGGGACGATCCTGTGGTAAGGAAGGTGGAAGCACGTTGGTGAGACATTCCTATGACAATGGAGTCGCCGATATTAGATCGATGGATTTGGTCTCTAGGAAAGGCATTAACAATTCTATTTCAATGACTAACTCCTATAATAAACGGCGCTCAAGTTTTATACCTTGTGGCAGTTATCAAGATGTAATGGAGGCTCTGGCAAGGCCAGTTAGTAGCTATTCGTTACTGTATGAACAACCTTCAGTTCGAAGATTTGAAATGCCTAGCAAAAAGGAGGTAGATGTGCCAATTGGCAATGCTGTTGTGAGCACATCCCCCGTGCCCAAATCCAGACTGGAATCTACATATAGAAGTAAGTCAGAGAAAAAACCTGCCAGGAAAGAAGCGCCACACTGTTTTCTGACTAACGTCAAGAGTTTATTGAACACTGGTATGCTTGATGGGGTGTCGGTTCGATACATTTCTGGATCACGGGAG GAGCTTCATGGAACTATAAAGGGCTCTGGCTATCTCTGTGGGTGTCAATCTTGTAACTATTCTGAG GTACTTAATGCTTATGAGTTTGAGCGCCATGCCGGTTGCAAGACAAGCCACCCCAACAACCACATACATTTGGAGAATGGGAAGACCATCCACCAGATAGTTCAGGAGTTAAAAACCACTCCACAAATTATGTTAATTGATGCCATTCAGACTCTGACAGGCTCTGTTATAAATCAAAAAGATTCCTCTGCTTGGAAAG AATCATTCAAAGCAGTCGCTCACAAGCATCAGAGTATTTATGCAAAGGAAGAGCTAAATTTATGCGACTGA
- the LOC105170387 gene encoding uncharacterized protein LOC105170387 isoform X1: MSASFQDKGYKRPNAFLDNSCRQEPECGGQWISNVYGTESFPCKKQAVDVPITTPESRIIMSNAFPQENSSGFQSVPNEDMDQLFGCGIVLETDGSDVKKRVSDEQFEKDSSVSLSVSDAMKDSDRGVSFVRIGKVEVNQVKESENRLHSCGDHKLGVSMDQAYTRGSEKTITLMGRSCGKEGGSTLVRHSYDNGVADIRSMDLVSRKGINNSISMTNSYNKRRSSFIPCGSYQDVMEALARPVSSYSLLYEQPSVRRFEMPSKKEVDVPIGNAVVSTSPVPKSRLESTYRSKSEKKPARKEAPHCFLTNVKSLLNTGMLDGVSVRYISGSREELHGTIKGSGYLCGCQSCNYSEVLNAYEFERHAGCKTSHPNNHIHLENGKTIHQIVQELKTTPQIMLIDAIQTLTGSVINQKDSSAWKESFKAVAHKHQSIYAKEELNLCD, translated from the exons ATGTCTGCG TCTTTCCAGGACAAAGGTTATAAGAGACCAAATGCTTTTCTGGATAACTCATGTAGGCAGGAACCTGAGTGTGGCGGCCAGTGGATATCAAATGTTTATGGGACAGAGTCATTTCCATGCAAAAAACAGGCTGTTGATGTTCCAATTACCACGCCTGAATCACGGATCATCATGTCTAATGCATTCCCTCAGGAAAATTCTTCTGGATTTCAATCAGTGCCAAATGAAGACATGGATCAGTTATTTGGATGTGGGATCGTTCTTGAGACAGATGGTTCGGATGTGAAGAAAAGAGTTTCTGATGAACAGTTTGAGAAGGATTCATCTGTCAGTTTATCAGTTTCTGATGCTATGAAAGATTCGGATAGAGGAGTAAGCTTTGTCCGAATTGGAAAGGTTGAGGTTAATCAAGTTAAGGAGTCGGAAAACAGATTGCATTCATGTGGGGATCATAAACTAGGTGTATCCATGGATCAGGCATACACCAGGGGAAGTGAAAAGACCATCACATTGATGGGACGATCCTGTGGTAAGGAAGGTGGAAGCACGTTGGTGAGACATTCCTATGACAATGGAGTCGCCGATATTAGATCGATGGATTTGGTCTCTAGGAAAGGCATTAACAATTCTATTTCAATGACTAACTCCTATAATAAACGGCGCTCAAGTTTTATACCTTGTGGCAGTTATCAAGATGTAATGGAGGCTCTGGCAAGGCCAGTTAGTAGCTATTCGTTACTGTATGAACAACCTTCAGTTCGAAGATTTGAAATGCCTAGCAAAAAGGAGGTAGATGTGCCAATTGGCAATGCTGTTGTGAGCACATCCCCCGTGCCCAAATCCAGACTGGAATCTACATATAGAAGTAAGTCAGAGAAAAAACCTGCCAGGAAAGAAGCGCCACACTGTTTTCTGACTAACGTCAAGAGTTTATTGAACACTGGTATGCTTGATGGGGTGTCGGTTCGATACATTTCTGGATCACGGGAG GAGCTTCATGGAACTATAAAGGGCTCTGGCTATCTCTGTGGGTGTCAATCTTGTAACTATTCTGAG GTACTTAATGCTTATGAGTTTGAGCGCCATGCCGGTTGCAAGACAAGCCACCCCAACAACCACATACATTTGGAGAATGGGAAGACCATCCACCAGATAGTTCAGGAGTTAAAAACCACTCCACAAATTATGTTAATTGATGCCATTCAGACTCTGACAGGCTCTGTTATAAATCAAAAAGATTCCTCTGCTTGGAAAG AATCATTCAAAGCAGTCGCTCACAAGCATCAGAGTATTTATGCAAAGGAAGAGCTAAATTTATGCGACTGA
- the LOC105170387 gene encoding uncharacterized protein LOC105170387 isoform X3, translated as MSNAFPQENSSGFQSVPNEDMDQLFGCGIVLETDGSDVKKRVSDEQFEKDSSVSLSVSDAMKDSDRGVSFVRIGKVEVNQVKESENRLHSCGDHKLGVSMDQAYTRGSEKTITLMGRSCGKEGGSTLVRHSYDNGVADIRSMDLVSRKGINNSISMTNSYNKRRSSFIPCGSYQDVMEALARPVSSYSLLYEQPSVRRFEMPSKKEVDVPIGNAVVSTSPVPKSRLESTYRSKSEKKPARKEAPHCFLTNVKSLLNTGMLDGVSVRYISGSREELHGTIKGSGYLCGCQSCNYSEVLNAYEFERHAGCKTSHPNNHIHLENGKTIHQIVQELKTTPQIMLIDAIQTLTGSVINQKDSSAWKESFKAVAHKHQSIYAKEELNLCD; from the exons ATGTCTAATGCATTCCCTCAGGAAAATTCTTCTGGATTTCAATCAGTGCCAAATGAAGACATGGATCAGTTATTTGGATGTGGGATCGTTCTTGAGACAGATGGTTCGGATGTGAAGAAAAGAGTTTCTGATGAACAGTTTGAGAAGGATTCATCTGTCAGTTTATCAGTTTCTGATGCTATGAAAGATTCGGATAGAGGAGTAAGCTTTGTCCGAATTGGAAAGGTTGAGGTTAATCAAGTTAAGGAGTCGGAAAACAGATTGCATTCATGTGGGGATCATAAACTAGGTGTATCCATGGATCAGGCATACACCAGGGGAAGTGAAAAGACCATCACATTGATGGGACGATCCTGTGGTAAGGAAGGTGGAAGCACGTTGGTGAGACATTCCTATGACAATGGAGTCGCCGATATTAGATCGATGGATTTGGTCTCTAGGAAAGGCATTAACAATTCTATTTCAATGACTAACTCCTATAATAAACGGCGCTCAAGTTTTATACCTTGTGGCAGTTATCAAGATGTAATGGAGGCTCTGGCAAGGCCAGTTAGTAGCTATTCGTTACTGTATGAACAACCTTCAGTTCGAAGATTTGAAATGCCTAGCAAAAAGGAGGTAGATGTGCCAATTGGCAATGCTGTTGTGAGCACATCCCCCGTGCCCAAATCCAGACTGGAATCTACATATAGAAGTAAGTCAGAGAAAAAACCTGCCAGGAAAGAAGCGCCACACTGTTTTCTGACTAACGTCAAGAGTTTATTGAACACTGGTATGCTTGATGGGGTGTCGGTTCGATACATTTCTGGATCACGGGAG GAGCTTCATGGAACTATAAAGGGCTCTGGCTATCTCTGTGGGTGTCAATCTTGTAACTATTCTGAG GTACTTAATGCTTATGAGTTTGAGCGCCATGCCGGTTGCAAGACAAGCCACCCCAACAACCACATACATTTGGAGAATGGGAAGACCATCCACCAGATAGTTCAGGAGTTAAAAACCACTCCACAAATTATGTTAATTGATGCCATTCAGACTCTGACAGGCTCTGTTATAAATCAAAAAGATTCCTCTGCTTGGAAAG AATCATTCAAAGCAGTCGCTCACAAGCATCAGAGTATTTATGCAAAGGAAGAGCTAAATTTATGCGACTGA
- the LOC105170384 gene encoding transcription factor MYB59 isoform X1: MEKEEGTRKGPWTEQEDVQLVFYVNLFGDRRWDFIAKVSGLKVAGDRLYRVNCLITLCVGLKRTGKSCRLRWVNYLHPGLKRGKMTPHEERLVLELHSKWGNRWSRIARKLPGRTDNEIKNYWRTHMRKKAQERKKTSIISPTSPSSSSSSNSNSPAVGFEPMIETEGRSFYDTGGVDIATGQNNSGVEIEGSAEVYSMDEIWKDIELSEESSNLRSQGVMSSSTPPIWDFWAADSLWSMDGQDAASKMDSFPFYYNHLTG; the protein is encoded by the exons ATGGAGAAAGAAGAGGGGACGAGGAAAGGGCCGTGGACGGAACAAGAGGACGTTCAGCTGGTATTTTACGTGAACTTGTTCGGGGACCGACGATGGGATTTCATAGCGAAAGTTTCAGGTTTGAAGGTGGCGGGAGACAGACTATATAG GGTTAACTGCCTGATAACTTTGTGTGTAGGTCTGAAAAGAACAGGCAAGAGTTGCAGGTTGCGTTGGGTTAACTACCTGCACCCTGGACTCAAAAGGGGCAAGATGACCCCTCATGAAGAGCGCCTTGTTCTTGAGCTTCACTCCAAATGGGGCAACAG ATGGTCAAGAATTGCTCGGAAATTACCCGGTCGCACCGACAATGAAATCAAGAACTACTGGAGGACCCATATGAGGAAAAAGGCTcaagagaggaaaaaaactAGTATTATTTCTCCAACGTCGCCCTCATCCTCGTCCTCCTCCAACTCCAATAGCCCTGCCGTGGGATTCGAGCCCATGATTGAAACCGAGGGGCGAAGTTTTTACGACACGGGTGGGGTGGATATTGCTACCGGACAAAACAACAGCGGAGTGGAGATAGAAGGAAGCGCCGAGGTTTATTCCATGGATGAAATATGGAAGGACATAGAGTTGTCTGAGGAAAGTAGCAATTTGAGAAGCCAAGGAGTGATGAGCAGTAGTACCCCTCCTATATGGGATTTTTGGGCAGCTGACTCACTGTGGTCCATGGATGGTCAAGATGCTGCGAGCAAGATGGATTCTTTCCCTTTTTACTACAATCATCTGACTGGCTAA
- the LOC105170388 gene encoding methyl-CpG-binding domain-containing protein 7 isoform X2, which yields MEEHRHHSTLSPSNSMLVPYAHRHLAVSSPSRFRIPRGWGVEEVPRHDGTRSDMYYYEPGTGRKFRSIREVQRYLNGDSYPCRSTRKLSLRSHSSGYRRMLFSGEKSSRCRRMIVSGGKLLRLDNELSQSHLAVTASQRAAPAAPFVLPDGWIVEEVPRKYDHWTDKYYYEPHTGQKFRSLVAVERYLTELEENEPLSKALEEIKENKPLSKIFKLENHAKHSSPRKKNISRENTQASSFVSPPMKVNWVLASSRGDAWNPFISEALVPDSIKQQWSNRFMLFMNDGCGNFQSS from the exons ATGGAGGAGCATCGCCACCACTCCACCCTCTCACCCTCAAACTCAATGCTCGTACCCTATGCCCACCGCCACCTCGCCGTCTCCTCCCCCTCCCGTTTCAGGATCCCCCGTGGCTGGGGAGTCGAGGAGGTGCCCCGCCACGACGGCACCCGCTCCGACATG TATTACTACGAACCAGGGACTGGAAGAAAATTCAGGTCCATCAGAGAAGTTCAGAGATATCTGAATGGGGACTCGTATCCCTGTAGATCCACCAGGAAACTATCTCTCCGTAGTCAT AGTTCTGGGTATCGGAGGATGCTTTTTTCTGGTGAAAAG AGTTCCCGGTGTCGAAGGATGATAGTTTCTGGTGGAAAG TTGTTGAGATTGGACAACGAACTAAGCCAAAGTCATTTAGCCGTTACGGCTTCCCAGAGGGCTGCTCCGGCTGCACCCTTTGTCCTTCCTGATGGTTGGATTGTGGAGGAGGTGCCCCGTAAGTACGATCACTGGACTGACAAG TATTACTATGAGCCTCATACTGGACAGAAGTTCCGATCCCTGGTTGCCGTCGAGAGGTACTTGACGgaattggaagaaaatgaaCCCTTATCCAAGGCTCTAGAAgaaataaaggaaaataagCCCCTCTCCAAGATTTTTAAACTCGAGAATCATGCAAAG CACTCGAGCccaaggaagaaaaatatctCCAGGGAGAATACTCAAGCTTCGTCTTTCGTTAGTCCGCCGATGAAAGTCAATTGGGTTCTTGCTAGTTCACGAGGAGATGCATGGAACCCCTTCATCTCTGAGGCGTTGGTACCAGACTCTATTAAGCAGCAATGGAGTAATAGATTCATGCTATTCATGAACGACGGATGCGGTAATTTTCAAAGTTCCTGA
- the LOC105170385 gene encoding 40S ribosomal protein S15a, protein MVRVSVLNDALKSMYNAEKRGKRQVMIRPSSKVIIKFLLVMQKHGYIGEFEYVDDHRAGKIVVELNGRLNKCGVISPRFDIGVKEIEPWTARLLPSRQFGYIVLTTSAGIMDHEEARRKNVGGKVLGFFY, encoded by the exons ATGGTGAGAGTTAGTGTCTTGAATGATGCTCTAAAGAGCATGTACAATGCTGAGAAAAGAGGGAAACGACAGGTCATGATTAGGCCTTCTTCCAAAGTGATTATCAAGTTTCTTCTGGTCATGCAGAAGCATG GTTACATTGGAGAGTTTGAGTATGTTGATGACCACAGAGCTGGGAAAATTGTGGTTGAATTGAATGGTAGACTGAACAAATGTGGTGTTATTAGCCCTCGATTCGATATTGGTGTCAAGGAAATTGAGCCATGGACTGCGAGACTGCTCCCATCAAGACAG TTCGGTTACATTGTGCTGACAACATCTGCTGGAATCATGGATCATGAAGAAGCTCGTAGGAAAAATGTTGGAGGTAAAGTACTTGGGTTCTTCTACTAG
- the LOC105170390 gene encoding protein yippee-like At4g27740 → MGRLFLREFDQPIPDYLMCGSCQTPIALPEDFYCFSPDEVGVYGLVFQDRERRIINVLVDKAVRHRQVGGNKVADIYCIKCGEELGWKYIEADGAQLFIRDGMVQLRKDKVLRRHGDLIINGEAREAVQYHILY, encoded by the exons ATGGGAAGGCTATTCTTGAGGGAATTCGATCAGCCAATCCCTGATTACCTGATGTGCGGGTCTTGCCAAACCCCTATTGCCTTACCAGAAGACTTCTACTGCTTCTCCCCA GACGAGGTGGGAGTTTACGGCCTAGTCTTTCAAGATCGTGAGCGTAGGAT CATCAACGTGCTAGTCGACAAAGCTGTCCGCCATCGGCAGGTTGGCGGTAACAAAGTTGCGGATATCTACTGCATAAAATGTGGTGAAGAATTGGGCTGGAAATAT ATTGAAGCTGACGGTGCGCAGCTGTTTATCCGAGATGGAATGGTGCAATTAAGGAA GGACAAGGTGCTGAGGAGACATGGCGATCTGATCATAAATGGAGAGGCAAGAGAAGCTGTACAATATCACATACTATACTGA
- the LOC105170388 gene encoding methyl-CpG-binding domain-containing protein 7 isoform X1 has protein sequence MEEHRHHSTLSPSNSMLVPYAHRHLAVSSPSRFRIPRGWGVEEVPRHDGTRSDMYYYEPGTGRKFRSIREVQRYLNGDSYPCRSTRKLSLRSHVESSGYRRMLFSGEKSSRCRRMIVSGGKLLRLDNELSQSHLAVTASQRAAPAAPFVLPDGWIVEEVPRKYDHWTDKYYYEPHTGQKFRSLVAVERYLTELEENEPLSKALEEIKENKPLSKIFKLENHAKHSSPRKKNISRENTQASSFVSPPMKVNWVLASSRGDAWNPFISEALVPDSIKQQWSNRFMLFMNDGCGNFQSS, from the exons ATGGAGGAGCATCGCCACCACTCCACCCTCTCACCCTCAAACTCAATGCTCGTACCCTATGCCCACCGCCACCTCGCCGTCTCCTCCCCCTCCCGTTTCAGGATCCCCCGTGGCTGGGGAGTCGAGGAGGTGCCCCGCCACGACGGCACCCGCTCCGACATG TATTACTACGAACCAGGGACTGGAAGAAAATTCAGGTCCATCAGAGAAGTTCAGAGATATCTGAATGGGGACTCGTATCCCTGTAGATCCACCAGGAAACTATCTCTCCGTAGTCATGTTGAG AGTTCTGGGTATCGGAGGATGCTTTTTTCTGGTGAAAAG AGTTCCCGGTGTCGAAGGATGATAGTTTCTGGTGGAAAG TTGTTGAGATTGGACAACGAACTAAGCCAAAGTCATTTAGCCGTTACGGCTTCCCAGAGGGCTGCTCCGGCTGCACCCTTTGTCCTTCCTGATGGTTGGATTGTGGAGGAGGTGCCCCGTAAGTACGATCACTGGACTGACAAG TATTACTATGAGCCTCATACTGGACAGAAGTTCCGATCCCTGGTTGCCGTCGAGAGGTACTTGACGgaattggaagaaaatgaaCCCTTATCCAAGGCTCTAGAAgaaataaaggaaaataagCCCCTCTCCAAGATTTTTAAACTCGAGAATCATGCAAAG CACTCGAGCccaaggaagaaaaatatctCCAGGGAGAATACTCAAGCTTCGTCTTTCGTTAGTCCGCCGATGAAAGTCAATTGGGTTCTTGCTAGTTCACGAGGAGATGCATGGAACCCCTTCATCTCTGAGGCGTTGGTACCAGACTCTATTAAGCAGCAATGGAGTAATAGATTCATGCTATTCATGAACGACGGATGCGGTAATTTTCAAAGTTCCTGA